The Leptolyngbya sp. 'hensonii' genome includes a region encoding these proteins:
- the msrP gene encoding protein-methionine-sulfoxide reductase catalytic subunit MsrP yields the protein MVYFRIPKTWELPESTVTNQSAFWNRRQVLKTLFGASLLPLIGCAQEDTEHPPQLAGAHIVDLSAARNPAFAQVDRPTTNRAVAASYNNFYEFGGTKSIWQNAQALPLENWKVEVTGLVNKPRTYDVDTLKREFPLEERIYRFRCVEAWSMVLPWIGFPMNALIQAVEPTAQAKYVQFMSYYDTKVTPGPLLTGLLRPLPWPYTEGLRIEEMANELAFFALGIYGQTLPKQHGAPIRAVLPWKYGFKGAKSIVKIEFTDQQPATYWNTLVPAEYDFEANVNPRQPHPRWSQATERFIGAQSQLTWERKETLLFNGYAEYVARLYA from the coding sequence ATGGTTTATTTCCGTATCCCCAAAACCTGGGAACTCCCCGAAAGCACAGTCACAAACCAGAGTGCCTTTTGGAATCGTCGCCAGGTCCTGAAAACCCTATTTGGGGCTAGCCTGCTGCCCCTGATCGGCTGCGCCCAGGAGGACACCGAGCATCCCCCCCAACTGGCGGGTGCCCATATTGTGGATCTCTCGGCTGCTCGCAATCCCGCTTTTGCCCAGGTCGATCGCCCCACGACAAACCGGGCCGTAGCCGCTTCCTACAACAACTTCTATGAGTTCGGAGGCACCAAATCCATCTGGCAAAATGCCCAGGCCCTGCCCCTGGAGAACTGGAAAGTGGAAGTGACCGGTTTGGTCAATAAGCCCCGGACCTATGATGTAGACACCCTGAAGCGGGAATTTCCTTTAGAAGAGCGAATTTACCGCTTTCGCTGTGTGGAAGCCTGGTCGATGGTGCTGCCCTGGATTGGCTTTCCCATGAATGCTCTGATTCAGGCGGTAGAGCCTACGGCCCAGGCCAAGTATGTTCAGTTTATGTCCTATTACGATACTAAAGTGACCCCTGGTCCCCTGTTGACGGGCTTGTTACGGCCTCTGCCCTGGCCCTATACAGAGGGATTGCGGATTGAGGAGATGGCCAATGAACTGGCCTTTTTTGCCCTGGGCATTTATGGTCAGACACTGCCCAAGCAGCATGGAGCCCCCATTCGAGCTGTGCTGCCCTGGAAGTATGGGTTTAAGGGAGCCAAGTCGATCGTCAAAATCGAGTTTACCGATCAACAACCAGCAACCTACTGGAATACGCTGGTGCCTGCTGAGTATGACTTTGAGGCGAATGTGAACCCCAGGCAGCCCCATCCTCGCTGGTCCCAGGCTACAGAGCGATTTATCGGTGCGCAGTCCCAGCTCACCTGGGAGCGGA
- a CDS encoding PEP-CTERM sorting domain-containing protein (PEP-CTERM proteins occur, often in large numbers, in the proteomes of bacteria that also encode an exosortase, a predicted intramembrane cysteine proteinase. The presence of a PEP-CTERM domain at a protein's C-terminus predicts cleavage within the sorting domain, followed by covalent anchoring to some some component of the (usually Gram-negative) cell surface. Many PEP-CTERM proteins exhibit an unusual sequence composition that includes large numbers of potential glycosylation sites. Expression of one such protein has been shown restore the ability of a bacterium to form floc, a type of biofilm.), translating to MSKLITPFQAKLSLFDGTAKASDLPKTPFQLLTTDPETYPNYQPYIYDYVPAGTYFYIPISGLNNVPPVVPPFPTDQSSKADLINYTYSPAINGYKDVAVSVDGGPKMFLGPEYLSDLETATDVFLPKSTEPVKLLNIATFLSPLEVGEHKIDLSYVIAGTAAIEIYGLDGPYPVNFSYNVNVVPVPESATILGLLTFGAVGVVARKRLTSVVKTKA from the coding sequence ATGTCCAAACTCATAACGCCATTTCAGGCCAAGTTAAGTTTATTTGATGGCACTGCGAAGGCATCAGACCTACCCAAAACCCCTTTCCAGCTCCTGACAACCGATCCTGAAACATACCCTAACTACCAGCCCTACATATACGATTACGTCCCAGCGGGCACCTATTTCTATATCCCGATCTCAGGCCTTAACAATGTGCCACCTGTCGTTCCACCCTTTCCCACCGATCAGTCCTCCAAGGCAGACCTGATTAACTATACTTACAGTCCAGCTATCAATGGGTACAAGGACGTAGCAGTATCTGTCGATGGCGGCCCCAAGATGTTTCTGGGACCAGAGTACCTGTCTGATCTGGAAACTGCAACGGATGTATTTCTCCCGAAGTCAACTGAGCCGGTCAAGCTCCTGAACATTGCAACATTCCTCTCTCCTCTGGAAGTGGGTGAGCATAAGATCGACCTGTCATATGTGATCGCAGGCACAGCAGCCATAGAAATCTATGGATTGGATGGCCCCTACCCAGTTAACTTCTCCTACAACGTGAACGTTGTTCCTGTACCTGAGTCTGCAACCATCCTGGGTCTGCTGACCTTCGGTGCTGTGGGGGTGGTCGCGAGGAAGCGTCTGACTTCTGTGGTTAAAACCAAAGCCTGA
- a CDS encoding PEP-CTERM sorting domain-containing protein (PEP-CTERM proteins occur, often in large numbers, in the proteomes of bacteria that also encode an exosortase, a predicted intramembrane cysteine proteinase. The presence of a PEP-CTERM domain at a protein's C-terminus predicts cleavage within the sorting domain, followed by covalent anchoring to some some component of the (usually Gram-negative) cell surface. Many PEP-CTERM proteins exhibit an unusual sequence composition that includes large numbers of potential glycosylation sites. Expression of one such protein has been shown restore the ability of a bacterium to form floc, a type of biofilm.), with translation MLKKTFDTLCVTAVVATLSILASNPAQAASFTLQFDNTFDDSLTPPITGTGTLSYAGAIQTGTFSLDTLTNLSLNFTVNGQAFNLGDLAGSSLSSASLVVQTTAGGYQAYFAGGPNGVYFGSLDFQNGQQTGFTFQPSYYSPPPLHLYQEPGTPYKGTYTATATAVPEPAMFLGVAAVGLGGVALKRQRKLAPSANL, from the coding sequence ATGCTTAAAAAGACTTTCGATACACTTTGCGTCACTGCTGTTGTTGCGACTTTGTCCATATTGGCTTCAAATCCTGCTCAAGCTGCTAGCTTTACCCTTCAATTTGACAATACTTTCGATGACAGTTTAACTCCGCCCATTACAGGGACAGGAACCCTTAGTTATGCAGGTGCCATCCAAACAGGAACCTTTTCTCTAGATACCCTCACAAATCTCTCGCTAAATTTTACCGTCAATGGTCAAGCCTTTAATTTGGGTGATCTTGCCGGTTCATCTTTAAGCTCGGCATCTTTAGTAGTTCAGACAACCGCAGGGGGATATCAAGCATATTTCGCAGGGGGACCAAATGGGGTTTATTTTGGTAGCTTAGATTTCCAAAACGGACAACAAACTGGTTTTACTTTTCAGCCTAGTTACTACAGTCCCCCGCCGCTGCATCTTTACCAAGAGCCAGGAACCCCATACAAGGGCACCTATACAGCCACGGCTACGGCAGTTCCCGAACCTGCCATGTTCCTTGGCGTAGCGGCTGTAGGACTCGGAGGTGTTGCACTGAAGCGTCAGCGTAAGTTAGCACCTTCTGCCAACCTATAG
- the lysS gene encoding lysine--tRNA ligase — protein sequence MSSDEIRAARLQKAEQLRQLGLNPYAYRWQSTHHAADLQEKFADLSRGEEVQTEVAIAGRIMTRRFMGKLAFCTLQDETGKIQLYLEKQRLTQNMGEEAFKRLDHLLDIGDIFGVRGTVRRTDKGELSIYVSHYEILTKALLPLPDKWHGLTDIEKRYRQRYVDLIVNPDVRETFRRRALITAAIRRYLDQQGFIEIETPVLQPEAGGAEARPFVTYHNTLEMEFYLRIATELHLKRLIVGGFEKVFELGRIFRNEGISTRHNPEFTTIEIYQAYADYNDMMALTEALITYAAQQVLGTLQITYQGTPIDLTPPWRRITMYDLVQEQTGLDFRQFQTVDEAKAAATAAGLHDLDACQTIGKILNEAFEQKVEPTLVQPTFVLDYPVEISPLAKPHRSQPGLVERFELFIVGRETANSFSELTDPIDQRQRLEAQSARKAAGDLEAHGVDEDFLTALEHGMPPTGGLGIGIDRLVMLLTDCASIRDAIAFPLLKPEKSDPGDSV from the coding sequence ATGTCCTCCGACGAAATCCGTGCTGCCCGTCTCCAAAAAGCAGAACAGCTCAGGCAACTGGGACTTAATCCCTACGCCTATCGCTGGCAATCTACCCACCATGCAGCGGATCTGCAGGAGAAATTTGCCGACCTGTCCCGTGGTGAGGAAGTGCAGACGGAAGTGGCCATAGCCGGTCGCATCATGACCCGCCGGTTTATGGGCAAACTGGCCTTCTGCACCCTGCAGGACGAGACTGGAAAGATTCAGCTTTACCTGGAAAAGCAGCGATTGACTCAGAATATGGGCGAAGAAGCTTTTAAGCGCCTGGATCACCTGCTCGATATTGGCGATATTTTTGGGGTACGCGGAACCGTTCGCCGCACTGACAAAGGCGAGCTCTCCATCTACGTCTCCCACTATGAAATTCTGACCAAAGCCCTGCTGCCCTTGCCCGACAAATGGCATGGTCTGACGGATATTGAAAAGCGGTATCGGCAGCGCTATGTGGATCTGATTGTGAATCCTGATGTGCGGGAGACCTTCCGCCGCAGAGCCTTGATCACAGCCGCCATTCGCCGTTACCTGGATCAGCAGGGCTTTATTGAAATTGAAACGCCAGTCCTACAACCCGAAGCCGGTGGGGCCGAGGCCCGTCCCTTTGTCACCTACCACAACACCCTGGAAATGGAGTTCTATCTGCGGATTGCCACGGAACTCCATTTGAAGCGGTTGATTGTGGGGGGCTTCGAGAAAGTCTTTGAACTGGGGCGCATTTTCCGCAACGAAGGGATTTCGACCCGTCACAACCCAGAGTTCACGACGATCGAAATCTACCAGGCTTACGCTGACTACAACGATATGATGGCCCTCACTGAGGCCCTGATCACCTACGCCGCTCAGCAGGTCCTGGGAACCCTCCAGATTACCTATCAGGGGACACCGATCGATCTCACTCCTCCCTGGCGGCGCATCACCATGTACGACCTGGTGCAGGAACAGACAGGTCTCGATTTCCGCCAGTTCCAGACTGTAGACGAGGCAAAGGCAGCAGCTACAGCAGCCGGTCTACACGATCTGGATGCCTGTCAGACGATCGGCAAAATCCTGAACGAAGCCTTCGAGCAGAAAGTGGAACCGACCCTGGTGCAACCCACTTTTGTCCTGGATTATCCGGTGGAGATCTCGCCCTTGGCCAAGCCCCACCGCTCCCAGCCCGGACTGGTAGAGCGGTTTGAGCTGTTTATCGTCGGTCGGGAGACAGCCAACAGCTTCTCGGAGCTGACGGACCCGATCGACCAGCGACAACGACTGGAAGCCCAATCTGCCCGCAAAGCTGCCGGGGATCTGGAAGCCCACGGCGTGGATGAAGACTTCCTCACCGCCCTGGAACATGGTATGCCTCCTACAGGTGGTCTGGGCATCGGCATCGATCGGCTGGTCATGCTCCTGACCGACTGCGCCAGCATCCGGGACGCGATCGCCTTTCCCTTGCTCAAACCGGAAAAATCTGACCCTGGCGACTCGGTTTGA
- a CDS encoding methylmalonic aciduria and homocystinuria type D protein, producing MDYSVHLPSNFIRSQTHRLLPDWSVAVGSVLVVLQACPVPLLKVTAETERLKDELRDRFLEVARQVAEELHSLGHQVEIFDPRTGLPIFSSPGSLRLDDVAVVRACLGYGAIDQGDCRVTLHPLWDSAVYPSVLLSSAVPEALQAIADRVLACHHS from the coding sequence ATGGACTATTCGGTTCATCTGCCCAGTAATTTTATTCGCTCGCAGACCCATCGGCTATTGCCCGATTGGTCGGTTGCGGTTGGGTCGGTGCTGGTGGTCTTGCAAGCCTGCCCAGTGCCCCTGTTGAAGGTCACGGCGGAGACAGAAAGGCTGAAGGATGAGCTGCGCGATCGGTTTCTGGAGGTGGCTCGCCAGGTTGCGGAGGAACTGCATTCCCTGGGTCACCAGGTCGAGATCTTTGATCCCCGCACGGGACTACCGATTTTTTCATCCCCAGGATCCCTACGGCTAGATGATGTGGCCGTGGTGCGGGCCTGTCTGGGCTATGGGGCGATCGACCAGGGGGATTGTCGGGTCACGCTGCATCCCCTCTGGGATAGTGCTGTTTATCCCTCGGTGCTGCTCTCTTCTGCAGTTCCAGAGGCATTACAGGCGATCGCCGATCGGGTTTTGGCGTGCCACCATTCTTGA